The Poseidonibacter lekithochrous region GAGAAAAATAATTTATATATATTTATGAATTTTAGCATATTGTAAGACCTGTCAATTTAATTAGAAAGATTATACTATTATATACTTTAATAGAATTTATCGTTATGTTAGATATTAATTACATGATTGTTTCATATGGAGAAAATACTCTCCAATATGATAAAAAAAGCTTAAAAGCTTCTCTTTTTATGATTTAAATAATTTATAAATTGAAGAAAAATCTTCATCCCCATTACCCATCATTTTCATTTTTGAAAACAGCTCTTTTGGCATTGCCGCTGAGTAAAGTGGTTTATTCATTGAGTATGCTAAATCTTGTAATAAATGTAAATCTTTATTTATTGCATCATTTGAGAAATGAGCTGAGAAGTCTTCATTAATTAATTTTTGTTTTTTTGCATTTAAAACTAGTGATGTTCCCCCACCTACTCCTAAAATATCTAAAGCTTTCTCTTTTGGAATTGAACAATCTTCAGCAAGAGAAGTACACTCTGCAATTGTAGCCATAAAAGAGCCTAAACATAAGTTATTGATTAACTTCATTTTAGTTGCACTTCCTTGCTTTTCTAAAAAGAATATCTCTTTACCAAATTTTTCTAAAAGTGGTTTTACTTCTTCAAAAACTTCTTTTTTTCCAGAAGCTACTAATGTTAAAGCACCTATTAATGCAGGTGCAACACTTCCAAATACTGGATTTTCTAAATATTTAGCTCCTATTTTTTCAACTGCTTCATGGAATTTTAAAACATCCTCATAATGATTTGTTGATAAATCAATAATAGTTTTACCTTTTAACTCATCACATAATAAACCATTTTCCATATTTAAAATATTTTCAACAGCAGGAGAATCAAATAAACATAAAAAAACTACATCACATTTAGAAAGTAAATCTTTAGGAGTATTGGCAATTTCATATCCTAAATCTGCAACTTTACTTTTTGTTCTATTATAAACTACTATCTCTTCACCCATTTCTTTAAGTCTAGTAGTTATTGCTTTTCCTAGATTTCCAAGTCCTATAAATCCTATTGACATACTCTCTCCAATTTTTTTTCATTTATTATATTAAAGTATAGACTTTTTGTCAATTAATTTTATTAAATAGACTTTTTGTATTTCCCACTAAAATATGTTATATTATTTTACATTATTAAAAAAGGAAGTAGATGGCAAATATTACAGATAAATTAAACCAATATGATATAGACTTTATAGAAAGTCAGAAAATGTTTTTTGTATCAACTGCACCAAAAGATGGAAAAATAAATCTATCCCCAAAAGGTTTAGATGATACATTTAAAATTGTAGATGAAAATAAGATTTTATGGTTAAACTACTTTGGTAGTGGAAATGAAACAGCAGCTCATTTATTAGAAGATAATAGAATGACTATTATGTTTTGTGCTTACGAGGGTGATGCAAATATTTTAAGACTTTATTGTACAGCAAAAGCAATTCAAGAAAAAGACTCTAATTGGGATGAGTACATAAACCAATTTGAAAATAAAAAAGCAGCAAGACAAGTTTTTGAGGTAACTATTGAAGGGGTGAATAACTCTTGTGGAATGGGTGTACCATTATATGACTTTGCAGGACAAAGAAAAGAATTAACAAACTATTATGCTAACTCAAACAAAGAAGAGCATATTAAATATATGAAAAAACACAACCAGAAAAGTTTTGATGGAAAAGATACAAAACTTTTTGAAGACTAGTTTGTTAAACTAGTGTTAAACTAAAATTTAAAAATCATTAAAAAAGTTCCTTTATAATTATATGATATAAAGGAACATAATGAAAACCCACAAAAAAAGAGAACTAGCCACATCATTTACTACATTTTTATTTTTAGTTATTGCTATAACTGGAATACTAATGTTTTTTCATATACTTGATAACTATACAAAACAGATGCATGAAATATTAGGATTAGCATTTATAGCAATAGTTATGTTACACGTATTTTTTAACTGGAAATCTATGAAAAACTACTTTTCAAATAGAATATTCTTTTCCTCAGGAATTATTGTAACAATTATAGCTTTAGGATTTATTCTATCAACTTCAAATGAACCAAATCCTAAAAGAGTAGTTTTTGAATCAGTATTTAATCAACCAATAGAAAAAACTTCTGTTTTATTTAGTGATAGTTATGTAAAAGCAAAAGAAACATTAGAAAACAAAGGAATAAAAGTTGAGAATGGTAAGTCTATAAAAGAGTTAGCAATATTAAATAAAACATCACCATTTAAAATAATATCTATTCTAAATGAAAAAAATAGATGAGATTAAATCTCATCTATTTAAAATTATTTATTTTTTGAAATCAGCTACAATTTTAGCTTTTAATTTTGGAATAGTAAATCCAAATTCGTCAAATAAATCTCCAGCAGGTCCAGATGCACCAAATGTATCCATACCATATACAACGTCAGCAAATCTATAGTATTCTAATCCTCTAGCTGCTTCAACTGCAAATACTTGTGTATTTTTGTCAATTACTTGATCAATGTAAGATTGTTCTTGCTCAACAAATAAATCATAACAAGGAACAGAAACTACGTTTGCAATAATTCCTTCATCTTCTAAAGTACAAGCAGTTTGTAATGCTAACATTAACTCAGACCCAGAAGCCATAATAGTAATATTTGCATTATCTCTTTTCTTAACTAAGTATCCACCATTTGATACTTCACCATATGCTCTATCGTCTTTTAATACTTTAAGACCTTGTCTAGAACATACAAATGCAGTTGGAGCATTCATTTTAAGTGCTGTCTTCCAAGACTCAACATTTTCAGTAGCATCAGCTGGTCTGAATGTATAGAAGTTTGGTAATGCTCTAAATTGAGATAAATGCTCAATTGGTTGATGTGTTGGTCCATCTTCACCTACACCAATAGAATCATGTGTCCATACGAAGTGTTGAGGAATAGAAGCTAATGCTGCAATTCTTGCAGATGGTTTTAAGTAATCAGAGAATACAAAGAATGTTGCAGAATAAACTCTGTATAAACCGTATAAGTTCATAGCATTAGCAATTGCTGCCATTGCATGTTCTTTAATACCAAAGTGAATATTTCTACCATTAGGGAAGTCACCTTCACCTTTTAATTCAGTTTTGTTAGAAGGTCCTAAATCTGCTGATCCACCTAAGAAACCTGGAACTGCTGCTGCAATTGCATTTAAGATTTTGTGGTTAGAATCTCTTGTTGCAACTGAAGAGTCAGCTTCAAAAGTTGGGTATTCAACTGCATCATAATTAGGGTTTTGTAATTCTTCAATTTTTGCTTTTGTATCAGCAGATAATGAATCATTCCATTCATTTTCAGCAACAGAACCAACCATTAATTTATCAAATGCACCTTTTACATCAGCAGGAACAATGAATTTTTCATCTGGATTAAATCCAGCTTTTGCTTTAGAAGCTGCAATATCATCTTCACCTAATGGAGCACCGTGTGCATGGTGTGAACCTTCCATAGATACAGAACCTTTTCCAATTGCAGTTTTTGCAATAATCATTACAGGCTTAGTAGCAGCTTTTGCTTGTACAAATGCTTTTTCGATTTGATCAAAGTTATGTCCATCAATTTCAATTACTTCAAAATCAATACCTTGGAATCTTTTCTTAACATTCTCAGACCATGCTAATGAAGTATCACCTTCAATAGTGATTGAGTTTGAATCATAAATAATAACTAAGTTATCTAATTTTAAATGTCCAGCAGTTGCAGTTGCTTCGTAAGAGATACCTTCTTGTAAATCTCCATCTCCACATAAACAGTAAACTTTATGATTAATAACATCAGAACCTAAAGTATTTTGTGCATATTTAGCAGCAGAAGCGAAACCTACAGCATTTGCAATACCTTGACCTAATGGACCAGTTGTAATTTCAATACCATGAGTATGACCATATTCTGGGTGACCTGGTGTTTTTGAGTGAGTTTGTCTGAAGTTTTTTAAATCGTTTAATGCAACGTTAAATCCCCATAAATGTAATAAAGAGTAAACTAAACCAGTGGCATGACCACCAGAAAATACTAATCTATCTCTATTTAACCATTTTTCGTTTGCTGGATTTACGTTTAAGTGTTTACTTAAAACTGTAGCAATATCAGCAAGACCCATTGGTGCACCTGGGTGTCCTGAGTTTGCAGCTTGAACCATATCAGCAGCTAAGAATCTGATTGTATCCGCTTGTTTTTGTAAAAGTTGTTTTGACATAATTATCCTATTTGGTTGATGAGTTTTTCTTATAATTCGTGATTATATCTAAAATTGATTAAATACAATTTGAAGTAAGTTTTTTTCTATATTTTTGGGATAATTATTGTAAAACAAGCACCTTCATTTTTATTTTTAACTTCTAATTTTCCATTCATATTATTTTGAACAATAAGCCTAGACATAAATAGCCCTATTCCTGAACCATTTAACTTCTCATATGTAAAAAATGGATCAAAAACTTTTTCAATTGGTTCTATTTTTACACCACCTGCATTATCTTCAATTGATGTAATTACCTCATTATTTTTTTCTGTAATAAGTATTTTTATTTTAGGGTTTTCTATTTTTCTTTGAATTAATAGATCTCTTGCATTATTAATAATATTAATTAAAACTTGAGCATATTCATTTTTATATCCAAGTAAAGTAGGATTTTTTTGCAAAATAATTTCTAGTTTTATATCATAAGATTTTAAACTACCACTGATAATATTTATAGTTGAGTTAATTTGTTCTAATAATTCAAATTCAATTTTTTCTTTATCATGTGCAAAAAAGTTTTTAAAATCATCTATAGTATTAGACATATATTTTGTAATATCATTTAACTTATTAATTGATTCTATTAATTCTTTATTATCCACAGGCATATCAAGATTTAACTTAGCTTCAATAGGTAAGAATAAAGAAGATATTTCCATTAATGGCTGTCTCCATTGGTGTGAAATATTACCTAACATTTCACCCATTGAAGCTAGCTTTGATTGCTGGAACATAAGTCTATCTTTTGCTCTATTCTTTGCTACTTCTTCTTGAAATCTTTTTTCTAATTCTTTATTGTGTTCTTCTAATTCTAAGAATTCATCAAGTTGTGTTTGTCTCATCATTTTTGTTTACCAATTTAGGAATTATAAGGCAAATAATTTATTTGCCTTATTTTGTTAAATATTAAATATCTGGAGTTATTTCGATATCATCATCAATTAATAATTTTACTGTTGAGTTAGCCCCAAGACCTGTGTATACATTATAGTTTGAACCATCAATCTCTTGAGTTCCACTATTTGTCCATTCTGTATTATCTAAATCGACTTTATCTGATAAATCACCTTTGATTACTAATTCATTATCGGAATCAGTTAAATCAATTACATCGTCTAAATCTAAAGATATAGTTTGTCTTATATTATTTTCTAAATCTAATGTATCAATCTCATAACTTGGTTTAGCAATACTTTCTAAATCAATTGTCTCATCACTAAATGTCATAGTTTCAGTTTCACTTGAATTTTCTGATTCAGTTGATTTTGCAATTGCAACTAAGTTAAAGTCATTATCTGATTCTGATATTCTCATTGTAATATCAGCATCAATTGATTTTTGACCTGCAGGGATTTCTATTTCCCAAATTCCATTCCCTTTATCTGTTAATGTCATACTTGATGTAAATACAGCAGAAGAAGGTACTCCTTCTAATCGTACAGTCAATGTTTCACTACCATCTGTATCACTTAATACAGCTGCAATATCAATAGGATATACATATGTATCTGGTAATTCTTCAACTCCACCATCAAGAACACTTGTAATAGAATTAATAGTTACTTTCTCAGCTTTTTCAGTTGAAGAAGCCGCCAATACTACATTTGCTTTACCTTGTGCATTTAATGTTACAACAATAGGTATAGTTGTATGAGTAAAGTTAGAGATATTACTATTCTCTCCTGAGTTTCCATATCTATATTGTGTAACACCATTATTAGTTACTTCAGTATAGTCATCAGGATTACTTCCATTATCACTTGAGTATTTATAAATAGCTTTTTGCTCTGAATTTACAAAAACACTCCAATTATCATCATAGTAACCTGAACCATAATTCCAAGATCCATTAATAGTAACATCCATAGATAAAGTCACAGTTTTTCCTGCATTTTCAATACCAAAATTAAGTAATTTACTATACGACTCATCGTAATCAGATGGTGTTGAACCATAAATATTACTATCACCTTTTTGATCACCTAAAACAACACCTATTGGATGTGTTTGAGTAACATCAGGTAAATCTCTAGATCCTCCATCAATAACTGTAGCTTGACCTAATACTAAAGATAAATCTGTAGATTCAGCAGAATGATCTCTAATAGTACAACCTGTTGTTTCTAAATCAATAGTCACTTTTGCACTCTCTGATTCTCTATTGTCTGAATCAATTGCTACATAATCAAATGAATCATCAACTTTATAATCTATATTCATGTATTGAATAGAGTAATTAGCATTTAAAGTAGATACTGAAGTAAATTCTATTTTGTCAAACTCTGTATCAATTTTAAATGAGTTAGTTGTATCATTTGAATCACCTGTACTTTGTTGAACATCACCTGAGGCTACTTCAACTCCATTTTTAAATGCTACCCAATGAGCTTTTGAGTCTATTGAATCAGATGTAAAGTAAGTTCCTAAGCTAGATAATCCAATCTCAGCATTTGTAACAATTTCTTTAAATTCAACTACTAGTTTCTCCCCAGAGCTTCCTTCAATTTGATCATCATCCCCATCAGGTGATACAACACCTAATCCTAAACCATCATGACTGTTGTTATTATTTTCACTTGAGAATCCAACCTCTCCAATAACGCCATTGTTATATGCTTTAATTGTAGCATTTCCATCAGCAGTAGTTATTACACCATTTGTTATTGTTCCCCACTCTGCTAATGTTCCTGAATCAGCAGTTGTACCATATAAAGTATCTTCAATATTTGAATTAGCTGTATATTTGATTACAGCTGTTTCATCATAAATATCTCCAACTTTTACAGCTGTACCATTTACTGTTAATACTCCATCTTCAGGTAAAGAATCAATTCTAATTTTTACAATTGTTGAACTTGCATCATCTTCTACATCTGATACAAAATCTTCCATTTTAAATTCAATTGCTGTTTCATCATTTGATGAAGTATCTTCTGTAAATAACATTGAAGAATCTAAGAATTTGTATGTAGCCCCACCATCAGAAGATATTTGAGGTTGGAATACATATGCTCCACCTTGATCCCACCATAACATTTCTATATCATAGTAACCATCTTCTGCAATAGTAAACTCATCATGCACTTTTGTACCTGGAGATTGATTTGATTCAAAATCAGCTACATTTTGACCATTAACTTTAATATCATATCCGTCATCTGAATATACTTTAAAGTTATAAGTTCCAGCAGCTAAGAAAACTTTACCATATAATTTAATCCCCGCATCACTTGAATCTGCTGGGTCATTACTTAATGATGAAGCATCTCCTTTTAAGAATGTTTGTAAATTAGTACCTAATCCAACTGATCCTGTACCATATCCATAATTAATATTAGTTGCAGTAAATGTTGCATCAGGATCATTTGCAGATACAATAGCTTTAAAC contains the following coding sequences:
- a CDS encoding DUF4405 domain-containing protein; this encodes MKTHKKRELATSFTTFLFLVIAITGILMFFHILDNYTKQMHEILGLAFIAIVMLHVFFNWKSMKNYFSNRIFFSSGIIVTIIALGFILSTSNEPNPKRVVFESVFNQPIEKTSVLFSDSYVKAKETLENKGIKVENGKSIKELAILNKTSPFKIISILNEKNR
- a CDS encoding NAD(P)-dependent oxidoreductase, with the protein product MSIGFIGLGNLGKAITTRLKEMGEEIVVYNRTKSKVADLGYEIANTPKDLLSKCDVVFLCLFDSPAVENILNMENGLLCDELKGKTIIDLSTNHYEDVLKFHEAVEKIGAKYLENPVFGSVAPALIGALTLVASGKKEVFEEVKPLLEKFGKEIFFLEKQGSATKMKLINNLCLGSFMATIAECTSLAEDCSIPKEKALDILGVGGGTSLVLNAKKQKLINEDFSAHFSNDAINKDLHLLQDLAYSMNKPLYSAAMPKELFSKMKMMGNGDEDFSSIYKLFKS
- a CDS encoding pyridoxamine 5'-phosphate oxidase family protein; amino-acid sequence: MANITDKLNQYDIDFIESQKMFFVSTAPKDGKINLSPKGLDDTFKIVDENKILWLNYFGSGNETAAHLLEDNRMTIMFCAYEGDANILRLYCTAKAIQEKDSNWDEYINQFENKKAARQVFEVTIEGVNNSCGMGVPLYDFAGQRKELTNYYANSNKEEHIKYMKKHNQKSFDGKDTKLFED
- a CDS encoding sensor histidine kinase; protein product: MMRQTQLDEFLELEEHNKELEKRFQEEVAKNRAKDRLMFQQSKLASMGEMLGNISHQWRQPLMEISSLFLPIEAKLNLDMPVDNKELIESINKLNDITKYMSNTIDDFKNFFAHDKEKIEFELLEQINSTINIISGSLKSYDIKLEIILQKNPTLLGYKNEYAQVLINIINNARDLLIQRKIENPKIKILITEKNNEVITSIEDNAGGVKIEPIEKVFDPFFTYEKLNGSGIGLFMSRLIVQNNMNGKLEVKNKNEGACFTIIIPKI
- the tkt gene encoding transketolase is translated as MSKQLLQKQADTIRFLAADMVQAANSGHPGAPMGLADIATVLSKHLNVNPANEKWLNRDRLVFSGGHATGLVYSLLHLWGFNVALNDLKNFRQTHSKTPGHPEYGHTHGIEITTGPLGQGIANAVGFASAAKYAQNTLGSDVINHKVYCLCGDGDLQEGISYEATATAGHLKLDNLVIIYDSNSITIEGDTSLAWSENVKKRFQGIDFEVIEIDGHNFDQIEKAFVQAKAATKPVMIIAKTAIGKGSVSMEGSHHAHGAPLGEDDIAASKAKAGFNPDEKFIVPADVKGAFDKLMVGSVAENEWNDSLSADTKAKIEELQNPNYDAVEYPTFEADSSVATRDSNHKILNAIAAAVPGFLGGSADLGPSNKTELKGEGDFPNGRNIHFGIKEHAMAAIANAMNLYGLYRVYSATFFVFSDYLKPSARIAALASIPQHFVWTHDSIGVGEDGPTHQPIEHLSQFRALPNFYTFRPADATENVESWKTALKMNAPTAFVCSRQGLKVLKDDRAYGEVSNGGYLVKKRDNANITIMASGSELMLALQTACTLEDEGIIANVVSVPCYDLFVEQEQSYIDQVIDKNTQVFAVEAARGLEYYRFADVVYGMDTFGASGPAGDLFDEFGFTIPKLKAKIVADFKK